Proteins found in one Arachis stenosperma cultivar V10309 chromosome 8, arast.V10309.gnm1.PFL2, whole genome shotgun sequence genomic segment:
- the LOC130943945 gene encoding uncharacterized protein LOC130943945 gives MKEEAGKDKDKGEEGPKLWGIFLFALIGATATTFAVGQLRRTVDWFYLQWSRSQSSAKGRSGGSFRTAFQEEAWRRHNKRMQEEYEEEMERVERIRRMQNVFNRERNKYRRSYESWKDGGPGAYHQHFQREDWYWKTDTSFKDHNWRTNYREAPRESGSYALSHHYSVLGLDRFRRTPYSDDEIKTAFRTKAKEHHPDQNQDNREAAEAKFKEVMTSYEAIKHERKNGSM, from the exons ATGAAGGAGGAAGCAGGGAAAGACAAAGACAAAGGCGAAGAAGGTCCTAAGCTTTGGGGAATTTTCCTATTCGCCCTAATTGGCGCCACCGCCACTACTTTTGCC GTTGGTCAGCTGCGGAGGACTGTTGATTGGTTCTATTTGCAG TGGTCCAGGTCACAATCATCAGCGAAAGGACGGAGTGGTGGTTCTTTCCGAACAGCATTTCAGGAAGAAGCATGGAGGAGACACAATAAACGGATGCAAGAGGAGTATGAGGAGGAGATGGAAAGAGTG GAACGAATAAGGCGTATGCAAAATGTGTTTaacagagaaagaaataaatacAGAAGAAGCTATGAAAGCTGGAAGGATGGTGGACCTGGTGCGTATCATCAGCATTTCCAGAGAGAAGATTGGTATTGGAAGACTGATACATCCTTCAAAGATCATAATTGGAGGACAAATTATCGAGAAGCTCCTCGAGAGAGTGGAAGCTATGCGTTGTCACATCACTACTCAGTTTTGGGTCTTGACAG GTTTAGAAGAACTCCATACTCAGATGATGAGATTAAG ACAGCATTTAGGACAAAGGCAAAAGAGCATCATCCTGATCAGAACCAGGATAATAGAG AAGCTGCTGAGGCTAAATTCAAAGAAGTGATGACTTCATACGAGGCCATAAAACATGAACGTAAGAATGGGAGTATGTAA